From a single Dysidea avara chromosome 14, odDysAvar1.4, whole genome shotgun sequence genomic region:
- the LOC136244081 gene encoding uncharacterized protein, whose amino-acid sequence MTTAHVLSSCPAALNQSRYTYHHDQVLFVLTTKITEFFAGTPHVQVFADLPNFHANHCPQSTIPSSLLITSYRPDIVLYNSQSSSVALLELTCPLDSNHHIESARARKQKKPEYLQLLAEFDHLNVTNYYDTIEITVLGHYQVSSIKNLLNLLKFVHPNIDSPKSAVKNWLDDAAFASISASQRIFLARNCKEWYTN is encoded by the coding sequence ATGACAACTGCTCATGTGTTAAGTAGCTGCCCTGCAGCACTCAATCAATCACGGTATACTTATCATCATGACCAAGTTCTTTTCGTACTGACCACTAAGATTACTGAATTCTTTGCTGGCACCCCACACGTTCAAGTATTTGCAGATCTTCCTAATTTCCATGCAAACCATTGCCCCCAGTCAACAATTCCATCTAGTCTGCTTATTACATCATACCGTCCAgacattgtgttatataattctCAGAGTTCATCTGTTGCTTTGTTGGAATTAACTTGCCCTCTTGACTCTAACCATCATATCGAGTCTGCTCGTGCAAGAAAGCAGAAAAAACCAGAATATCTCCAGCTGTTGGCTGAGTTTGACCACTTGAATGTTACTAATTATTATGACACTATTGAAATAACAGTACTGGGCCACTATCAAGTTTCCTCTATCAAGAATTTACTCAATCTTTTAAAGTTTGTTCACCCCAATATTGATTCTCCAAAGTCTGCTGTCAAGAATTGGTTGGATGATGCTGCCTTTGCCAGTATTTCTGCTTCTCAGAGGATATTTCTGGCAAGAAACTGTAAGGAGTGGTACACAAACTAA
- the LOC136244082 gene encoding hemicentin-1-like gives MVTQLPGDILDITAGNGIILRCIVMAKPRAIIQWLRNNTVLKDDITSSKGGDPLIITNNITGNCTITDPPSQCVSSSTLQIFSAAIDDSAVYTCLATDDAGSSTASLVLTINAAVHIQVFPPVIRVATPSAVTFTCMTTAEFSTNIYWIRHETRIVNNHKYIMTFSLDAENCSVSAVGQCVSSSTLEILDADVSDNGLYICYGTSDVENTTVTVELVVNVLSSITQPLVSRTVLLKSNVNFTCSATAKPRAVINWFRNNSLLMQTIHDENHFVIVTSSIMGNCTITDPPSQCVSSSTLQILNTRAVDSGEYTCIATNEHGSDAMTATLIVNVGPIITQPLVDRILTSNENVNFSCVTTGTPQAVISWLRNNNVLISSNSLSDGGVPVVISNSVMGNCTITDPPSQCVSSSTLQILNTRAVDSGEYTCIASNEVGRDTAIFNVIVNVFPVITHPPVDVNANLSEEVNLTCIAIAKPQATIYWIKNMKTVIGNHLGRMVSNSVMGNCTITDPPSQCVSSSTLQILNTRAVDSGEYTCIATNEAGRNIETANLIVNVIPIAVKQPTDTMFRLSGSSVNFTCAATGKPRPAISWFRNDSKLLTNHLSGGGIPVVITNSVMGNCTITDPPSQCVSSSTLQILNTRAVDSGEYTCIASNEAGSDTVMINLIVNVVPIVEPLIDRNTTSGEDVNFTCTATGTPQAVISWFRNDNELLNNHSSDGGIPVVISNSVMGNCTITDPPSQCVSSSTLQILNTRTVDSGEYTCVASNEVGRDTAILNVIINVFPVITQPPVDVNANLSEEVNFTCIAIAKPRATIYWVKNMKTVIGNRLGRMVSNSVMGNCTITDPPSRCVSSSTLQILNTRAADSGEYTCVAANEVGNDTVTAQLIIDGLMDGTGKNRSPSTVGIILGVCTSFLIVIIMILVLIFVVALYYRHKC, from the exons ATGGTCACACAGCTACCAGGAGACATACTAGACATCACAGCAGGAAATGGTATAATTCTAAGGTGTATTGTCATGGCAAAACCACGAGCTATAATTCAGTGGCTCAGAAATAACACAGTCTTAAAAGATGACATTACTTCCAGTAAAGGAGGTGATCCACTTATAATAACTAACAACATAACAGGAAACTGTACCATCACTGATCCTCCTAGTCAGTGTGTATCATCCAGTACACTACAGATATTCAGTGCTGCTATAGATGATAGTGCAGTGTACACATGCCTTGCTACAGATGATGCAGGCAGTAGCACAGCCTCTCTGGTGCTGACTATTAATG CTGCTGTACACATTCAAGTGTTTCCACCAGTGATCAGAGTGGCAACACCTAGTGCTGTGACATTCACATGTATGACTACTGCTGAATTTTCAACCAATATCTACTGGATACGACATGAAACTAGAATAGTTAACAATCACAAGTATATAATGACATTTTCACTTGATGCAGAAAACTGTTCTGTCTCAGCTGTTGGTCAGTGTGTATCATCCAGTACACTAGAGATATTGGACGCTGATGTGTCTGACAATGGATTGTATATTTGTTATGGTACCAGTGATGTTGAAAATACTACAGTTACTGTtgagctagttgtaaatg TTCTTTCCAGCATAACACAACCACTTGTGAGTAGAACAGTTTTGTTGAAAAGCAATGTCAACTTCACATGCAGTGCTACTGCTAAACCAAGAGCTGTAATCAACTGGTTCAGGAATAACAGCCTGCTAATGCAAACTATTCACGATGAAAATCATTTTGTTATAGTAACTAGCAGTATAATGGGAAACTGTACCATCACTGATCCTCCTAGTCAGTGTGTGTCATCCAGTACACTACAGATATTGAACACTAGAGCAGTTGATAGTGGAGAGTATACTTGTATTGCTACCAATGAGCATGGAAGTGATGCAATGACAGCCACTTTAATAGTCAATG TTGGCCCTATTATCACTCAACCACTCGTGGACAGAATACTGACATCAAATGAAAATGTTAATTTCTCTTGTGTTACTACTGGTACACCACAAGCTGTCATTAGTTGGTTAAGAAATAATAATGTGCTTATAAGTAGCAACAGTTTAAGTGATGGAGGAGTTCCAGTTGTAATATCTAACAGTGTAATGGGAAACTGTACCATCACTGATCCTCCTAGTCAGTGTGTGTCATCCAGTACACTACAGATATTGAACACTAGAGCAGTTGATAGTGGAGAGTATACTTGTATTGCTAGTAATGAAGTGGGAAGAGATACAGCAATATTTAATGTAATAGTCAATG TTTTTCCTGTAATCACTCATCCACCAGTAGATGTAAATGCTAACTTAAGTGAAGAAGTTAACCTTACATGTATTGCCATTGCTAAACCACAAGCTACTATTTACTGGATTAAAAACATGAAGACTGTTATTGGTAATCATTTAGGGAGGATGGTATCTAACAGTGTGATGGGAAACTGTACCATCACTGATCCTCCTAGTCAGTGTGTGTCATCCAGTACACTACAGATATTGAACACTAGAGCAGTTGATAGTGGAGAGTATACTTGTATTGCTACCAATGAGGCTGGAAGAAACATAGAGACAGCAAATTTAATAGTAAATG TTATCCCCATTGCTGTCAAGCAACCAACAGACACAATGTTCAGATTGAGTGGCAGTAGTGTCAACTTTACTTGTGCTGCTACTGGTAAACCACGACCTGCTATTAGCTGGTTCAGAAATGATAGTAAATTATTAACCAACCATTTAAGTGGTGGAGGTATTCCAGTTGTAATAACTAACAGTGTAATGGGAAATTGTACCATCACTGATCCTCCTAGTCAGTGTGTGTCATCCAGTACACTACAGATATTGAACACTAGAGCAGTTGATAGTGGAGAGTATACTTGTATTGCTAGTAATGAAGCTGGAAGTGATACAGTGATGATTAACTTGATAGTCAATG TCGTCCCAATTGTTGAACCATTGATAGACAGAAATACCACATCAGGTGAAGATGTCAACTTTACTTGTACTGCTACTGGTACACCACAAGCTGTCATTAGCTGGTTTAGAAATGATAATGAATTATTAAACAACCATTCAAGTGATGGAGGTATTCCAGTTGTAATATCTAACAGTGTAATGGGAAATTGTACCATCACTGATCCTCCTAGTCAGTGTGTGTCATCCAGTACACTACAGATATTGAACACTAGAACAGTTGACAGCGGAGAGTATACTTGTGTTGCTAGTAATGAAGTGGGAAGAGATACAGCAATATTAAATGTAATAATCAATG TTTTTCCTGTAATCACTCAACCACCAGTAGATGTCAATGCTAACTTAAGTGAAGAAGTTAACTTCACTTGTATTGCCATCGCTAAACCACGAGCTACTATTTACTGGGTTAAAAACATGAAGACTGTTATTGGTAATCGTTTAGGGAGGATGGTATCTAACAGTGTAATGGGAAACTGTACTATCACTGATCCTCCTAGTCGGTGTGTGTCATCCAGTACACTACAGATATTGAACACTAGAGCAGCTGATAGTGGAGAGTATACTTGTGTTGCTGCTAATGAAGTGGGAAATGATACAGTGACTGCTCAGCTAATCATTGATG GATTAATGGATGGAACAGGAAAGAATAGATCACCTTCAACAGTAGGAATCATCCTTGGAGTTTGCACATCATTTTTGATAGTGATAATAATGATACTGGTTCTAATTTTTGTGGTAGCCTTATACTATAGGCACAAGTGTTGA